From Candidatus Nucleicultrix amoebiphila FS5, a single genomic window includes:
- a CDS encoding TrkH family potassium uptake protein: MITFHPIFFSSGLFLTALSLAMVPPLITDYMHEDINWQAFAISIGITLFSGLLLTLANRPSGNVRLSVRDTFLLTAINWLLMAFFSALPFIYSNSTNTLTDSFFEAISGLTTTGATVLHGLDFTSPGIVLWRSLLQWFGGIGIIITALTVMPILKIGGMQLFRNEFSDRSEKILPHASQIATAILLTYLFFTVICGFCLWFAGMDILEAVCHALSTISTGGFSTVSTSISHFNSVAIEIILMVFMIIGSITLILFVRLFQGEPQELWRDTQVRTFLAIIVIASISLTLWRWNEGTEFLTSLRESAFNTISVITTTGYSSSDYHQWGSFPITFFFLLMMIGGCTGSTSGGIKVFRYQIMFSVARSQIAQMRRPHGVFLASYNHKPIPEGIFISVFTFFALFVLCFGSLAITLSLYDLDFLTCTSAAIAALNNIGPGLGDLIGPDGTYAPLPDSAKWLLMIGMILGRLEYVTILILFSPGFWKN; this comes from the coding sequence GTGATTACGTTTCACCCTATATTTTTTTCCTCTGGGCTTTTTTTAACTGCCCTTTCATTAGCTATGGTTCCGCCTCTCATCACGGATTACATGCATGAAGATATTAATTGGCAAGCGTTTGCAATTTCCATCGGCATCACCTTGTTTTCTGGACTTTTATTAACGCTCGCCAATCGCCCTTCTGGCAATGTGCGTCTTTCTGTTCGCGATACATTTTTGCTTACGGCAATTAATTGGTTGTTAATGGCTTTTTTCTCAGCACTGCCTTTTATCTATTCTAACAGCACCAACACCCTCACTGATTCATTTTTTGAAGCTATCTCAGGTCTGACAACAACGGGAGCAACTGTTCTCCATGGGCTCGATTTTACATCCCCTGGAATTGTTTTATGGCGCTCACTTTTACAATGGTTTGGGGGTATTGGTATCATTATTACTGCGCTTACAGTCATGCCTATTCTGAAAATCGGCGGTATGCAATTATTTCGTAATGAGTTTTCTGATCGCTCTGAAAAAATTCTCCCTCATGCTTCTCAAATCGCGACAGCCATACTGCTCACTTATCTTTTCTTTACAGTCATTTGTGGATTTTGTTTGTGGTTCGCAGGAATGGACATTTTAGAAGCCGTGTGTCATGCCCTCTCTACCATCTCAACTGGAGGATTTTCAACGGTTTCAACTTCGATTTCACATTTTAACAGCGTTGCTATTGAGATTATCTTAATGGTGTTTATGATCATTGGAAGTATTACTTTAATTCTCTTTGTACGTCTTTTTCAAGGAGAACCACAGGAACTTTGGAGAGATACTCAAGTACGTACATTTCTGGCCATTATTGTTATTGCCAGCATAAGCTTGACTCTATGGCGTTGGAACGAAGGCACTGAATTCTTAACTTCTCTTCGTGAATCGGCATTTAATACAATTTCCGTCATTACTACCACTGGTTATAGTTCTTCTGACTATCATCAGTGGGGAAGTTTTCCCATCACCTTCTTCTTTCTTCTTATGATGATTGGGGGATGTACGGGTTCAACATCCGGCGGTATTAAAGTATTTCGCTATCAAATTATGTTCTCCGTTGCGCGCAGTCAAATTGCACAAATGCGCCGTCCTCATGGTGTTTTTCTCGCTTCCTATAATCACAAGCCTATTCCAGAAGGAATTTTTATTTCTGTTTTTACTTTTTTTGCGCTGTTTGTCCTTTGTTTTGGATCGCTTGCAATTACTCTTTCCCTTTATGATTTGGATTTTCTCACCTGCACTTCGGCAGCCATTGCTGCGTTAAATAATATTGGTCCTGGCCTTGGTGATCTTATTGGACCCGATGGAACTTATGCCCCCCTTCCTGATTCAGCCAAATGGCTTTTAATGATTGGCATGATTTTAGGGAGGCTTGAATACGTCACAATCCTAATCTTGTTCTCACCAGGTTTTTGGAAAAATTAA
- a CDS encoding RelA/SpoT family protein: MIRQFELVEKVKAYNPNVDEELLNRAYVFSMKAHGSQIRESGDPYFSHPLEVAGILSDMKMDLATIITGLLHDTIEDTIATRDEIKTLFGEEIATLVDGVTKLTKIELQSDKTKQAENFRKLVLAMSNDIRVLLVKLADRLHNMRTLHFVKLEEKRRRIARETIEIYAPLSARLGIHHFKEELEDLAFKILNPDARESILARLRFLEKEGDQNLIQSIIQELSEVLEKNSLKAEISGRVKTPYSIWLKMQKKNVTFEQLADIMAFRVVVPELSDTYQALGIIHSAYSVIPGRFKDYISTPKPNGYQSIHTTVIGPKKQKIEIQIRTKQMHEIAEYGVAAHWQYKEGRTPEVQEYQWLRSLLEILEHASGPEEFLEHTKLEMFQDQVFCFTPAGDLIALPKGATSIDFAYAIHSEIGNHCVGAKINGRMVPLRTILNNGDQVEIITSKTQTPSPTWERFVITGKASANIRRFIRTQQRSQYINLGKSILTKAFQHEHLTYSEKDIEKVLNKFQSESMEDLFALIGEGRYTSYEIIRTVHPDYNLKYPPKSRDSITKVPEGTKDVLDTFISIRGLIPGMAVHFARCCHPLPGDKIVGIIVTGRGVTIHTYDCENLKNYAEEPERWIDVAWDTKEEQQQEMHTGRLSLVLFNQPGSLAAITTTISKNHGNIVNLKFTHRSENFVDIMIDIEVKNSEHLSIIMAALRACPLVSSVDRAKS, from the coding sequence ATGATTCGGCAATTTGAGCTTGTCGAAAAAGTCAAAGCTTATAACCCAAATGTCGATGAAGAGCTCTTAAACAGAGCTTATGTTTTTTCCATGAAAGCTCATGGAAGTCAAATCCGTGAGTCTGGTGATCCCTATTTTTCTCATCCCTTAGAAGTTGCTGGCATCCTCAGCGATATGAAAATGGACTTAGCAACCATTATTACTGGGCTCTTACATGATACTATCGAAGATACTATTGCCACCCGCGATGAAATTAAAACTTTATTTGGTGAAGAAATCGCAACCCTTGTAGATGGGGTCACCAAACTTACAAAAATTGAATTACAATCAGATAAAACCAAACAGGCCGAAAATTTTCGTAAGCTTGTATTAGCCATGTCCAATGATATTCGTGTTTTATTGGTCAAATTGGCAGATCGTCTCCACAATATGCGCACCCTGCATTTTGTTAAATTAGAAGAAAAGCGTCGTCGCATAGCACGAGAAACGATTGAAATTTACGCCCCTCTTTCTGCACGTCTTGGCATTCACCATTTCAAAGAAGAACTAGAAGATCTGGCTTTCAAAATTCTCAATCCCGATGCGCGTGAATCAATTTTAGCCCGTTTAAGATTCCTAGAAAAAGAAGGAGATCAAAATCTTATTCAAAGCATCATCCAAGAACTTAGCGAAGTTCTGGAAAAAAATTCTTTGAAAGCTGAAATTTCAGGTCGGGTCAAAACGCCCTATTCTATTTGGCTTAAGATGCAAAAAAAGAATGTTACTTTTGAACAACTCGCCGATATTATGGCTTTTCGTGTAGTTGTTCCTGAGTTAAGCGATACCTATCAAGCGCTCGGCATTATCCATAGCGCTTACTCAGTCATTCCTGGTCGATTTAAGGATTATATTAGTACACCAAAACCAAATGGTTATCAGTCTATTCATACCACCGTCATTGGTCCTAAAAAGCAAAAAATTGAAATCCAAATCCGCACAAAACAAATGCATGAAATTGCAGAATACGGTGTTGCAGCGCATTGGCAATATAAAGAAGGCCGAACTCCTGAAGTCCAAGAATATCAATGGTTGAGAAGTCTTCTGGAAATTCTTGAACACGCCTCAGGACCTGAAGAATTTTTAGAGCATACCAAACTTGAGATGTTTCAAGATCAGGTTTTTTGTTTTACACCAGCCGGTGATTTAATAGCTTTACCGAAAGGTGCGACATCTATCGACTTTGCCTATGCAATTCACTCTGAAATAGGGAATCATTGTGTTGGAGCAAAAATAAATGGACGCATGGTTCCTTTAAGAACCATTCTGAATAATGGGGATCAAGTTGAAATTATCACCTCAAAAACTCAGACCCCTTCTCCTACTTGGGAACGCTTTGTTATTACAGGCAAAGCAAGTGCTAACATCAGACGTTTTATAAGAACACAACAGCGTTCACAATATATAAACCTAGGAAAATCAATTTTAACCAAAGCATTTCAGCACGAACATCTGACTTATTCTGAAAAAGATATTGAGAAAGTTCTGAATAAATTTCAATCAGAAAGCATGGAAGACCTGTTTGCTCTTATTGGCGAGGGACGCTATACCAGTTATGAAATCATTCGTACTGTTCACCCAGATTATAATCTCAAGTACCCACCCAAATCTAGAGATTCCATAACCAAAGTTCCCGAAGGAACGAAAGATGTTTTAGACACTTTTATTTCGATTCGAGGACTTATCCCTGGCATGGCAGTCCATTTTGCACGTTGTTGCCATCCTCTTCCTGGCGATAAAATTGTGGGAATAATTGTTACAGGTCGCGGCGTTACTATTCATACTTATGATTGCGAAAATTTAAAGAACTATGCAGAAGAACCTGAACGCTGGATTGATGTTGCGTGGGATACAAAAGAAGAACAGCAACAAGAAATGCATACAGGACGTTTATCCCTTGTTCTTTTTAACCAACCTGGCTCACTTGCCGCAATTACGACCACCATCAGCAAAAATCATGGTAACATTGTGAACCTTAAATTTACGCATCGCTCAGAGAATTTTGTAGATATCATGATCGATATTGAAGTTAAGAATTCTGAACACTTGAGCATTATTATGGCTGCTTTGCGCGCTTGTCCTCTCGTAAGCTCCGTTGATCGGGCAAAATCCTAA
- the rpoZ gene encoding DNA-directed RNA polymerase subunit omega gives MARVTVEDCIEKVQNRFELVVLAAFRTRQISAGAPLTIERDKDKNPVISLREIAEETIKVPDLRDGVMSGFRRVVEVEPEEEQLVDLLEQEIASTIIPSQPMRLEDLDDNEPEDDLEEEGVEDFGGESDEASE, from the coding sequence ATGGCACGCGTTACCGTTGAAGATTGTATTGAAAAAGTCCAGAACCGTTTTGAATTGGTTGTTTTAGCAGCCTTTCGTACGAGACAAATTTCAGCGGGAGCTCCTCTCACGATTGAACGCGATAAAGATAAAAATCCTGTTATTTCCCTACGTGAAATTGCTGAAGAGACCATAAAAGTCCCAGATCTTCGGGATGGAGTCATGAGCGGCTTTCGTCGCGTTGTTGAAGTTGAACCCGAGGAAGAACAGCTCGTCGACCTTTTGGAGCAAGAAATTGCTAGCACAATTATTCCTTCACAACCTATGCGTCTTGAAGATCTAGATGATAATGAGCCTGAAGACGATCTTGAAGAAGAAGGTGTGGAAGATTTCGGCGGAGAAAGCGACGAAGCCTCTGAATAG
- the ykgO gene encoding type B 50S ribosomal protein L36 yields the protein MKVVNSLKSMKTRHKNCRVIRRKGRVYVINKTNPRFKARQG from the coding sequence ATGAAAGTTGTAAATTCACTAAAATCCATGAAAACTCGTCATAAAAATTGCCGAGTGATTCGTCGTAAGGGCCGTGTTTATGTCATTAATAAAACCAACCCTCGTTTTAAAGCTCGTCAAGGTTAA
- a CDS encoding TetR/AcrR family transcriptional regulator, with amino-acid sequence MVKKGSKKLPEQKNEESTADKILISAQKLFVAHGFAGTSISDIANDAKINKSLIYHHFENKEKLWLKVKDTMVEKFSPDLQSYGQHTHGAKVTLRSFIEDFVTKRFEFYLNNPDMVRLIHWQRIEDKEKPLTKDRLSSSLSIISQNTIEELQKKKEIRNDVPTDLIRAFILTTTSAIFLIQPHLLYGAKDKKIAKKYLELLIDSLMDGLRPRKP; translated from the coding sequence ATGGTAAAAAAAGGATCTAAGAAACTACCGGAACAAAAAAATGAAGAATCCACTGCGGATAAAATCCTAATATCTGCCCAAAAATTATTTGTTGCCCATGGATTTGCTGGCACTTCTATCAGTGATATTGCAAATGACGCAAAGATCAATAAAAGTCTTATCTACCATCACTTTGAAAATAAAGAAAAGTTATGGCTAAAAGTAAAAGATACGATGGTAGAAAAATTCTCACCCGATCTACAATCCTATGGTCAGCACACACACGGTGCAAAAGTAACGCTAAGATCATTTATTGAAGATTTCGTGACGAAAAGATTTGAGTTCTATCTAAACAATCCCGATATGGTACGTCTCATTCATTGGCAACGCATCGAAGATAAAGAAAAACCTCTGACCAAAGATCGCTTAAGTAGCAGCCTGTCCATTATCTCTCAAAACACTATCGAAGAGCTGCAAAAAAAGAAAGAAATCAGAAACGATGTGCCCACTGATTTAATCCGTGCCTTTATTCTGACCACAACCTCCGCCATATTTTTGATTCAACCTCACCTTCTCTACGGAGCAAAAGATAAAAAAATAGCCAAAAAGTACTTAGAATTACTCATTGATTCTCTTATGGATGGTTTACGTCCACGGAAACCTTGA
- a CDS encoding methyltransferase codes for MNFVKNFRPALLLSTTLLYGSVCSIAVLQASDIKSEAEIKVSSKRFNTAKDELLFNAYGHLKARAIQIAADLKIADILHQQPMGIDDLANRLGAHVLNLKRLMMVLESHEVFKKNSDGTFYLTEQSEFLRSDHPQSLRAAVAKEMDSKRWESVGALDMAVKNGKTPFNALNGMGFYDYLEGNPKAHERFNAGMGNFSVVEDSEIPKCYDFSGARCVMDVGGSYGGFLATVLKENQSIQGILFDLPATVKAQTSLSLTTHQDRYKVVGGSFFDQIPEGADIHVMKRVFHNWSDENCHLILRNSAKALPKEGKVLIVDVVLEDSSKPNILKDGDLIMMSLGEGRERTREEFRLLLESAGFTLNRVLPTSTKLSIIEGIRQ; via the coding sequence ATGAACTTCGTAAAAAATTTTAGACCAGCACTACTATTATCAACGACACTTCTTTATGGAAGTGTTTGTAGCATTGCAGTGCTTCAAGCTTCAGACATAAAATCAGAAGCAGAAATAAAAGTGTCTTCTAAAAGATTTAATACGGCAAAAGATGAGTTACTGTTTAATGCTTATGGACACTTGAAAGCGCGCGCTATTCAAATTGCAGCGGATCTTAAGATTGCTGATATTCTGCACCAACAGCCCATGGGAATTGATGATCTTGCAAACAGATTGGGAGCTCATGTTCTCAATTTAAAAAGATTGATGATGGTCCTTGAAAGCCATGAAGTTTTTAAAAAGAATTCAGATGGAACTTTTTATCTCACTGAACAATCTGAATTTTTACGATCAGACCATCCACAGTCGTTGCGTGCAGCGGTTGCTAAGGAAATGGATTCAAAGCGATGGGAATCGGTAGGGGCCCTCGATATGGCGGTAAAAAATGGTAAGACGCCTTTTAATGCTCTGAATGGTATGGGTTTTTATGATTACCTAGAAGGCAATCCTAAAGCCCATGAACGTTTTAATGCAGGTATGGGAAATTTTTCTGTGGTTGAAGATAGTGAAATTCCAAAGTGTTATGATTTTTCTGGCGCAAGGTGTGTCATGGATGTGGGGGGAAGTTATGGCGGTTTTTTGGCGACTGTTCTCAAAGAAAATCAATCTATACAAGGCATACTCTTTGATTTGCCAGCAACTGTAAAAGCGCAAACTTCTCTAAGTCTGACAACCCATCAAGATCGCTATAAGGTTGTGGGGGGAAGTTTTTTTGATCAAATACCTGAAGGCGCGGATATTCATGTTATGAAGCGCGTCTTTCATAATTGGAGTGATGAAAATTGTCATTTAATTTTGCGTAATTCAGCAAAAGCCCTGCCCAAAGAAGGTAAAGTTCTTATTGTTGATGTGGTGCTTGAGGATTCTTCAAAGCCCAATATACTCAAAGATGGAGATTTGATCATGATGTCTTTGGGAGAAGGGCGCGAACGTACACGCGAAGAATTTCGCCTTCTTTTAGAAAGTGCAGGATTTACACTGAACCGTGTTTTACCAACCTCAACAAAATTAAGCATCATTGAAGGAATACGTCAATAA
- a CDS encoding CBS domain-containing protein, giving the protein MKVKNIMTRKVDFVSPEITVAEAARHMRKLNIGFLLVAENDRLIGTLTDRDIVITAVAMGKDVNKTLVRHVMSVGVLYCSEDDDIEEAAHNLGRNQVQRMPVLNDEKRLVGVISLCDLCVKGSKHAGAEALYEISQRAFH; this is encoded by the coding sequence ATGAAGGTAAAAAATATTATGACGCGTAAGGTTGATTTCGTTTCTCCTGAAATCACCGTCGCAGAAGCTGCACGCCACATGCGTAAGCTAAATATTGGTTTTTTACTCGTTGCAGAAAACGATCGGCTGATTGGCACTCTAACCGATAGAGATATTGTTATTACGGCTGTTGCAATGGGCAAGGATGTTAACAAAACTTTGGTTCGTCACGTGATGTCCGTGGGTGTTTTGTATTGTTCTGAAGATGATGATATTGAAGAAGCTGCTCACAACTTGGGACGCAATCAAGTCCAAAGAATGCCAGTCCTGAATGATGAAAAGCGTCTTGTTGGTGTTATTTCCCTATGTGACCTGTGTGTTAAAGGTTCTAAACATGCAGGAGCCGAAGCTCTTTATGAAATCTCGCAACGGGCGTTTCATTAA
- a CDS encoding dockerin type I domain-containing protein → MMTIKIKYLALALTSVIALSSANPSLASSEVKEDVGASTSGSVTSKKLSILDINGDGRVDSSDFKALVGKLSKFVHESVARLLHLLDVNGDGQFNGEDLKLFFSSKLLDINHDGKVDLQDALAAPEAIIRAATTVSETVVKAKDVIETSDIFAQLPARYKDTFVSFIERIAKEADSIKGGAKIANDFGDEMAEKLSVLKTQWASDKFDPKKLTQVTDVISGLLHMVQTWEGAKDSKNVVGDKIDSMLKILKRAK, encoded by the coding sequence ATGATGACTATTAAAATTAAATATCTAGCTTTAGCTCTAACCAGTGTGATCGCTCTCAGCAGCGCAAATCCATCCTTAGCTTCAAGCGAAGTGAAAGAGGATGTGGGTGCATCAACTTCTGGCTCAGTTACATCTAAGAAATTGAGCATTCTGGATATTAATGGCGACGGTCGTGTTGATAGTTCAGATTTTAAGGCCTTAGTCGGTAAGCTCAGTAAATTTGTTCATGAGTCAGTTGCGCGCCTTCTTCACCTCTTAGATGTGAATGGTGATGGGCAGTTTAACGGTGAAGACTTGAAGTTATTTTTTTCCAGTAAATTACTCGATATTAACCATGATGGGAAAGTTGATCTGCAAGATGCATTAGCTGCTCCTGAGGCCATTATACGTGCTGCAACAACGGTTTCTGAGACTGTTGTCAAAGCGAAAGACGTTATTGAAACAAGCGATATTTTTGCTCAATTACCAGCACGCTATAAAGATACGTTTGTTTCATTTATTGAGCGTATCGCAAAAGAAGCGGATAGTATTAAAGGCGGTGCTAAAATTGCCAATGATTTTGGTGATGAAATGGCAGAGAAACTTTCAGTCCTGAAAACTCAATGGGCGAGCGATAAATTCGATCCTAAAAAACTGACGCAAGTGACAGATGTTATTAGCGGTCTTCTGCACATGGTGCAAACTTGGGAAGGTGCAAAAGATTCTAAGAATGTCGTTGGCGATAAGATTGATTCAATGCTGAAGATTCTCAAGAGAGCAAAATAG